The Syntrophobotulus glycolicus DSM 8271 DNA window GCGTCATTCGCTTCAATTTTATAAATCGTTGTGGGATCAAGACAGACATTTTTCGCCAAAGCATTTGCTGATATTCCTGCTACATCACGAAAATACTTCACCCTTTTTCCGTAATTCATTCAATCACTTCCTGAATAATATTCAAGTTTATTATATCTCAATATTATTCAAGTAAATATCATGAATTTTATTCGTTTAAAGATATTGACTTAATGAATTATATTCTGTAAGATTTTATATGGGGTGGTATATTTTGGTTAGACCGGGAATTCAAATTAAGGCTCTCCGTAAATCATTAAATATGACCCAGAAGCAACTTGCAGAATTGGTTAAACTTGATGAAAGCATGATTAATAAGATCGAGAACGGGCACTCTGTCGGCTCAGTACAAACACTGAGCAAAATCGCTGCTGCCCTGAAGGTAAGCATAACTGAACTCTTGGATGATCCATGCTTTCCCCTAGAAAATAAAAAGCCGGAGGATGATCATGCCTGAAAATAATCAAAGTGATTTTGAAATCGGTTATAATTATGCCCGTCAAAAGCATTATTTATTAACAAACCGTGATTCTCGATTTTTTCTGGAGCTTGGTCTGGCCTTTTTATTTGAACAAGGAGTGACAGCAGAGCTTTCCAAAGGTATGGGGACATATTATTTAGAGCAGGTCATTAATCTCTTTACTCCGGAAAATACACACTTTTCTGGTTCCTCTTGACTTCATTTCTCTTCTTATGTAAACTACTCCTAACCTTTAATTTTTTTAATGCTGAATAAGAGTCGGCCGTAGAGTTTCTTTCGCTACCGGCGGCTTTTTTATTAAGGCATGTTTCTTGCCAAAAATAGGAATTTACAATAAGGAGGCTATACTTATGGCGTATTTATACAATGAACCATCGAGAACTTTTAATGAATACTTGCTTGTTCCCAATTTGACGAAAAAAGATTCTGTTCCTGATAATGTATCCCTTAAAACTCCTATTGTCCGGTACAAGAAGGGTGAACAATGTCCTCTATCCACCAATATCCCTTTAGTTTCGGCCATCATGCAGTCTGTTTCCGATTCCAACATGGCCA harbors:
- a CDS encoding helix-turn-helix domain-containing protein: MVRPGIQIKALRKSLNMTQKQLAELVKLDESMINKIENGHSVGSVQTLSKIAAALKVSITELLDDPCFPLENKKPEDDHA